A genome region from Clostridium pasteurianum includes the following:
- a CDS encoding pyridoxal phosphate-dependent aminotransferase, whose amino-acid sequence MQKLSRRLDGFTESIIRKMTRIANKYGAINLSQGFPDFDPPREIMDELRKISFEGPHQYEITWGSTEFRKKLARKQERFMGIDIDPEKNIVVTCGSTEAMMVSMMSVCDPGDKVIVFSPFYENYGADAILVGAEPIYVPLEPPDFKFNKETLKKAFEQKPKALVLCNPSNPTGKVFTEEELFYIADLAKKYDTYIITDEVYEHIVYKPNKHIYMASLPGMRERTISCSSLSKTYSITGWRLGYIIATSEIIDSCKKVHDFLTVGAAAPLQRAVLAGLDFSDEYYENLTKLYTRKRDIFINGLDEIGLKYFEPQGAYYVLVDISEFGEKDDYKFCEWLAKEIGVAAVPGSSFFKENVNNYIRFHFAKKDETLIEAVKRLRKLKQ is encoded by the coding sequence ATGCAAAAATTGAGCAGAAGGCTGGATGGATTTACTGAATCAATAATAAGAAAAATGACGAGGATAGCTAATAAGTATGGAGCTATAAATCTTTCTCAGGGTTTCCCTGATTTTGATCCACCAAGGGAAATAATGGACGAACTTAGAAAAATTTCTTTCGAGGGACCTCATCAATATGAAATAACCTGGGGGTCAACGGAATTTAGAAAAAAACTTGCTCGAAAGCAGGAAAGGTTTATGGGAATTGATATTGATCCTGAAAAAAATATTGTTGTTACCTGCGGAAGTACAGAAGCTATGATGGTTTCAATGATGTCAGTTTGTGATCCAGGAGATAAGGTTATTGTATTTTCACCATTCTATGAGAATTATGGAGCAGATGCTATTTTAGTTGGGGCAGAGCCTATATATGTCCCTTTAGAACCTCCAGATTTCAAATTTAATAAAGAAACTCTAAAAAAAGCATTTGAACAGAAACCAAAAGCATTAGTACTCTGTAATCCATCTAATCCAACAGGAAAAGTTTTTACAGAAGAAGAACTTTTTTATATAGCAGATCTGGCAAAGAAATATGATACATATATAATAACTGATGAAGTATATGAACATATAGTATACAAACCTAATAAGCACATATATATGGCGTCACTACCGGGAATGAGAGAAAGAACTATATCTTGTAGTTCACTTTCAAAAACTTATTCAATAACAGGTTGGAGATTAGGGTACATAATAGCAACCAGTGAAATTATTGATAGCTGCAAGAAGGTACATGATTTTCTTACAGTGGGAGCAGCAGCACCACTTCAAAGAGCAGTACTTGCAGGTCTTGATTTTAGTGATGAATATTATGAAAATTTAACTAAGCTTTATACTAGAAAAAGAGATATATTTATAAATGGACTTGATGAGATAGGGCTAAAATATTTTGAGCCACAGGGTGCGTACTATGTTTTAGTTGATATATCTGAATTTGGTGAGAAGGATGATTATAAGTTTTGCGAATGGCTTGCTAAAGAAATAGGGGTTGCAGCAGTTCCGGGTTCAAGCTTTTTTAAGGAGAATGTAAATAATTATATAAGATTTCATTTTGCTAAAAAAGATGAAACTCTAATTGAAGCTGTAAAAAGACTTAGAAAGTTAAAGCAATAG
- a CDS encoding GH36-type glycosyl hydrolase domain-containing protein encodes MLYVYIFLLCLVIGSIYMLRYVGRRKSYHYHENIIENDDLSHDKSYFEIPRGSRRGILIKKLDRSYNRILKGYEYFDREIRNKREIPAASEWLLDNLYLIEKEYKDIKHNMSGICYRNMPVISKGAFKGLPRVYYLGTKIINKLDGRINEGALVSYIGEYEKRAVLTSAELWALPTMFRMAVIQNISKITESIVFSQIEKSKADKYGDDIINSENISFKKVKRALKSEKILTSHFVERFLKILRDSGVDNKEIYDYIDTRLEMQETTSNEMIILEHQRQAKFQVSMGNSINAIREIEALNWKECFERLSSVESILRKDPSGIYNHMDFLSKDYYRHNIERISNGMNLPESYVSKMAVKCAEEYSGKGIRKHVGYYIVDCGIEELKDKIGLRKRVNKLLWKILNENKVGFYIGVNVIGTIMLDVFLLYLIFRGRNYSNLPQYVIGFFVILIPCSEIVNSIVNWSVNNLTIPKFVPKIDLSKGIPDEARTVVVIPAILNNEKEVKKLISDMEIYYLANREKNLYFALLGDFKDSKNETQDDDYKINRTALNSVKRLNRKYCDNEEEIFFFLNRKRKFNSSENMWIGWERKRGKLIEFNSLLKGDKNTSYNVISGSLKNLYNVKYVITLDADTKLPRDTAKKLVGAMVHTLNRAVIKNDRVVRGYGIMQPRVSINSLSANKTIYSKIFSGEAGIDTYSTAVSDVYQDLFGEGIFAGKGIYDIDVFQSMLKNQIPENTILSHDLLEGSYVRTALVTDVEFIDGYPAYYNSSCKRLHRWVRGDWQLLPWILKKSPINALSKWKIFDNLRRSMIAPSIMLLIFLSITILPYNIDKWLSIAFLSLICPWLFDISEMVVSPIRGMNLSGKIDSSKVVIEQMFLIFSFLPYKAYLMVDAIVRTLYRCFISKKNLLEWQTSADSEASSKREFRDFAYSMWIGSLIAIIVCTEAFYRETAIGFIMFPMAVLWFISPFTAYFISKENKNNISIKSIDMKFLRMMARKTFAYFEDFVNEESNFLPPDNYQEYGDKGVAFRTSPTNMGMGLTSNLSAYDLGFIGITEFLSRTNKVLSSMESLPMYRGHFYNWYDIKTKRPLKPEYISTVDSGNLVGYMWLLTSSIEEFKKSSVFNKNLIRGLIDNINLAEKELKTTDIKRENYYGEIRNVLQNEKINLLLFHKILWGLIEKEELVESEEDKSRIYWNLKLKNASLNLKDECNKLMPWINTFMKNVESEYYIFETLNTAIFEVPLSVLPKKLEEIKVFIQNKINSSDRIDRDIYRKLIKDISDGKAEIEKLIYGLNDLHNRLSRIIDNTDFRMLFDNKRELFAIGYDIESDSLGKSFYDLLASEARQASFIAIAKGEVNQNHWFKLGRAITNVYKRKCLVSWSGTMFEYLMPIIIMRNYPETLLSQTYKTVVESQRRYCKKRKLPCWGISESAFSRLDADNNYMYKAFGVPGIGLKRGLSDEFVIAPYASVMALQIDAKNSISNMHELVNQGAEGRYGFYEAIDYTKVRLKGNKEKEVVKCFMVHHEGMSLMSLDNVINDNVLQKRFHCIPEVKATELLLQERVPRRIVYNEEKAFEVPEFKDEKQKIIERRYKTAKTTIPEVQLLSNGNYSIMISNSGSGYSKRDKQYIYRWRNDSIEENKGMFFYIKDLGSNKWWSAGYEPCQSEGDYYEAIFSEDKAKFKRKDENIITSTTVVVSSEEDAEIRRLDITNNGKTDKILEVTSYMEITIAPFDADLVHPAFSNLFVRTEFNGEYGCLLASRRRRSEKENELWVMHYMIVEGEAKGNAEYETSRNNFIGRTRDVHNPEAMNSPLKNTVGDVLDPIMSLRRRIKIRPGKTIRISYITAAADSKKNVLAICKKYSFYGSIKRAFEIAATGAQVSMGYLGIKSSEANVYELMASKILFLSDNLKNRDYYIKNINKNQPALWGYGISGDLPILLLIVRYESDIGIVKQMIKAHEYFQTKGLGVDLIIINLMDNSYIQNFQDTINDLINRSNVRLDRYKSGKTFLFNKALMPEEDMKFLIGIAKLVIDSDKGLLIAQLKTKDHEKDEMPNLESHEIKYDIKPYKFSINALKFFNEYGGFDEKSNEYVIILNDSKNTPAPWINVISNEKFGFHVSEIGSAYTWSENSRENKITPWDNDPVSDTLGEALYVRDEVTGKYWSISPEPVRDNDDYIIKHGFGYSSFSHYKEGIVGNMTMFVPMEESTKVIILKLKNNTEVERKLSATYYSRLVLGVTPEHTKQYISTYLDMNSKVIYARNPYSTSFGNLYAFLKIYGGYDESFTGSRKEFIGKENNIHGPAAIKKIRLSNEVGSGIEACMAENVKINLNPGEEKEIVIMLGEEKSLIELKNLTDKYSSVQNAENELSKTKEYWRSMLTSIAVKTPDDSMNIMMNGWLMYQLVSCRLWARTAFYQSGGAYGFRDQLQDTMPLSFVKPEMTRKQILISASRQFLEGDVQHWWHPVVNSGIRTRFSDDLLWLPYVTLDYIRNTGDYSILDEIVSYIEDEPLKEGEDERYNLTKTSDKKGTIYEHCIKAIDKALKFGIHNIPLMGSGDWNDGMNTVGNKGKGESVWLGWFLYSILKNFKDVAKMKKDEYRSERYLELSDFVRESIEKNAWDGNWYRRAYFDDGTPLGSAQNDECQIDSLAQSWGLISGGAKHERAKVAMKSIEKYLVKEDKGMVLLLTPPFDDSKLNPGYIKGYVPGVRENGGQYTHAATWVILAMTKLGDGKKAWKLFNMINPINHTKSFYDCQTYKVEPYVMAADVYAKEPYVGRGGWTWYTGTAGWMYRVGIEGILGLKLKEGMGFTIEPCIPDKWSSYSMQYKVKNNIYNINIHRTGKKTIVLDGDNVTGGIVPFLDGGEHNVEVTI; translated from the coding sequence ATGCTTTATGTATATATTTTTCTTCTATGTTTAGTTATTGGTTCTATATACATGTTACGTTATGTTGGTAGAAGAAAAAGTTATCATTATCATGAAAACATTATAGAAAATGATGATTTAAGTCATGATAAAAGCTACTTTGAAATACCGAGGGGAAGCAGAAGAGGAATTCTTATAAAAAAGCTGGATAGAAGTTATAATAGGATTCTTAAAGGATATGAATACTTCGACAGGGAAATAAGAAATAAGAGAGAAATACCAGCTGCATCCGAGTGGCTTCTTGATAACTTGTATCTCATAGAAAAAGAATATAAGGATATAAAACATAATATGTCCGGAATATGCTATAGAAATATGCCGGTTATAAGTAAGGGGGCATTTAAGGGCCTTCCAAGGGTATATTATCTTGGAACTAAAATAATAAATAAATTGGATGGAAGGATAAATGAAGGGGCTTTAGTTTCGTACATAGGAGAATATGAAAAGAGAGCTGTCTTAACCAGTGCAGAGCTTTGGGCACTGCCTACTATGTTTAGAATGGCGGTTATTCAAAATATAAGTAAAATCACTGAAAGTATAGTATTTTCTCAAATTGAAAAGTCGAAAGCAGATAAGTATGGAGATGACATAATAAATTCAGAAAATATTAGTTTTAAGAAGGTTAAAAGAGCATTAAAAAGTGAAAAAATATTAACCTCACATTTTGTAGAAAGATTTCTTAAAATTTTAAGAGACAGCGGCGTTGATAATAAAGAAATTTATGATTATATAGATACAAGGCTTGAAATGCAGGAAACTACAAGCAATGAAATGATAATATTGGAGCATCAAAGACAGGCCAAGTTTCAGGTATCTATGGGGAACTCAATAAATGCTATAAGGGAAATTGAAGCCTTAAATTGGAAAGAATGTTTTGAAAGGCTTAGCTCCGTAGAGAGCATATTGAGAAAAGATCCATCTGGAATATATAATCACATGGATTTTCTATCAAAAGATTATTATAGACATAATATAGAGAGAATTTCAAACGGAATGAACTTGCCTGAGTCTTATGTTTCTAAGATGGCGGTTAAATGTGCAGAGGAGTATTCGGGAAAGGGTATAAGAAAGCATGTTGGATATTACATTGTAGATTGTGGAATTGAAGAATTAAAAGATAAAATTGGATTAAGGAAACGTGTAAATAAGTTATTATGGAAAATTTTAAATGAAAATAAAGTTGGATTTTATATAGGTGTTAATGTAATTGGAACTATTATGTTAGATGTCTTTTTGCTATACCTTATTTTTAGAGGAAGAAATTATAGTAACCTACCCCAATACGTAATAGGATTTTTTGTTATTTTAATTCCATGCTCAGAAATAGTGAATTCTATTGTTAATTGGAGTGTAAATAACTTAACTATACCTAAATTTGTACCCAAGATTGATTTATCAAAAGGTATCCCGGATGAGGCTAGAACAGTAGTAGTAATTCCAGCAATTTTGAATAATGAAAAAGAAGTAAAAAAATTAATTAGCGATATGGAAATTTATTACCTTGCTAATAGAGAAAAAAATCTTTACTTTGCACTTTTAGGTGATTTTAAGGACAGTAAAAATGAGACACAAGATGATGATTATAAGATAAATAGAACTGCACTTAATAGCGTAAAAAGGTTAAATAGAAAATACTGTGATAATGAAGAAGAAATCTTTTTCTTTCTTAATCGAAAAAGAAAATTTAATTCAAGTGAAAATATGTGGATCGGCTGGGAAAGGAAAAGAGGAAAGCTAATTGAATTCAATTCACTTTTAAAAGGTGATAAGAATACTAGTTATAATGTGATAAGTGGCAGCTTAAAAAATCTTTATAATGTTAAGTATGTTATTACACTTGATGCGGATACTAAGCTTCCAAGGGATACAGCAAAAAAGCTTGTAGGTGCTATGGTTCATACTTTGAATAGAGCTGTCATAAAAAATGATAGAGTTGTAAGAGGTTATGGGATTATGCAGCCTAGAGTAAGCATAAATTCTCTTAGCGCTAATAAAACGATTTATTCTAAGATTTTTTCCGGAGAAGCAGGTATTGATACATATAGTACTGCTGTTTCAGATGTATATCAGGATTTATTTGGTGAAGGAATCTTCGCTGGAAAGGGAATATACGATATCGATGTTTTTCAGAGTATGTTGAAAAATCAAATACCTGAAAATACTATATTAAGTCATGATTTATTGGAAGGATCATATGTAAGAACAGCGTTAGTTACGGATGTTGAATTTATTGATGGATATCCTGCATATTATAATTCAAGCTGTAAAAGATTGCATAGATGGGTTAGAGGAGATTGGCAGCTTTTGCCTTGGATATTAAAAAAATCTCCTATAAACGCTTTGTCTAAGTGGAAAATTTTTGACAATTTAAGAAGAAGTATGATAGCACCTTCAATCATGCTTTTAATATTTTTATCTATAACCATACTTCCATACAATATAGATAAATGGCTTTCTATAGCTTTTTTATCATTAATATGTCCATGGCTTTTCGATATATCCGAAATGGTAGTATCGCCTATAAGGGGTATGAATTTATCAGGGAAAATTGATAGCAGTAAGGTTGTAATAGAGCAGATGTTTTTAATATTTAGTTTCCTTCCGTATAAAGCATATCTTATGGTTGATGCTATAGTAAGAACGTTATATAGATGTTTTATAAGTAAAAAGAATCTACTTGAATGGCAAACTTCTGCGGATTCAGAGGCTTCTAGTAAGAGAGAATTTAGAGATTTTGCATATTCTATGTGGATAGGAAGTTTGATTGCAATTATTGTATGTACTGAGGCTTTTTATAGGGAAACAGCAATTGGATTCATAATGTTCCCAATGGCAGTACTTTGGTTTATAAGTCCATTTACAGCATACTTTATAAGTAAAGAGAATAAAAATAATATAAGTATAAAGAGCATTGACATGAAATTTCTCCGAATGATGGCAAGAAAAACATTTGCATATTTTGAGGATTTTGTGAATGAAGAATCAAATTTTCTTCCTCCAGATAATTATCAAGAATATGGAGATAAGGGAGTTGCTTTCAGGACTTCACCAACTAATATGGGAATGGGATTAACTTCAAATTTGTCTGCATATGATTTGGGGTTTATAGGTATAACTGAATTTCTAAGTAGAACGAACAAAGTGCTTTCAAGCATGGAGTCACTTCCTATGTATAGAGGGCATTTTTATAATTGGTATGATATAAAGACTAAAAGGCCGCTCAAACCGGAATATATATCAACTGTAGATAGTGGAAATCTTGTAGGATATATGTGGCTTTTAACCAGTTCTATTGAAGAATTTAAAAAATCTTCGGTCTTTAATAAAAATTTGATAAGAGGATTAATTGATAATATAAATTTAGCAGAAAAGGAGCTTAAGACTACTGATATAAAAAGAGAAAACTACTATGGAGAAATAAGAAATGTACTTCAAAATGAAAAAATCAATTTACTGTTATTTCATAAAATACTTTGGGGTCTAATTGAAAAAGAAGAATTAGTGGAAAGTGAGGAAGACAAATCAAGAATATATTGGAATCTTAAACTTAAAAATGCTTCTTTGAATTTAAAAGATGAATGTAATAAATTAATGCCGTGGATAAATACATTTATGAAAAATGTAGAAAGCGAATATTATATTTTTGAAACGCTTAATACGGCAATTTTTGAGGTACCTCTTAGTGTTCTTCCTAAAAAGTTAGAGGAAATAAAGGTATTTATTCAAAATAAGATTAATAGCAGTGACAGAATAGATAGAGATATTTATCGAAAACTAATTAAAGATATCAGTGATGGAAAAGCTGAAATTGAAAAACTTATATATGGTTTAAATGATTTGCATAATAGGCTAAGTAGGATTATAGATAATACTGATTTTAGAATGCTTTTTGATAATAAGAGGGAATTGTTCGCTATTGGTTATGATATAGAAAGTGACAGTTTGGGAAAAAGTTTTTATGATCTTTTAGCATCTGAAGCTAGACAGGCAAGTTTTATAGCTATAGCTAAAGGTGAGGTTAATCAAAATCACTGGTTTAAACTAGGAAGGGCAATAACAAATGTCTATAAAAGAAAATGTCTAGTTTCCTGGAGTGGAACTATGTTTGAATATCTTATGCCAATTATAATAATGAGGAATTATCCAGAAACGCTTTTAAGTCAGACTTACAAGACAGTAGTTGAAAGTCAGAGAAGATATTGCAAGAAAAGGAAACTTCCATGTTGGGGAATTTCAGAATCAGCATTTTCAAGATTAGATGCTGATAACAACTATATGTATAAAGCTTTTGGCGTTCCAGGTATAGGTCTTAAGAGGGGGCTTTCAGATGAATTTGTAATAGCACCTTATGCTTCAGTTATGGCACTTCAGATTGATGCTAAAAATTCTATAAGTAATATGCATGAACTTGTAAATCAAGGTGCTGAAGGTAGATACGGTTTTTATGAGGCAATTGATTATACTAAGGTAAGATTAAAAGGTAATAAAGAAAAAGAAGTTGTAAAGTGTTTTATGGTTCATCATGAGGGAATGAGTTTAATGTCTCTTGATAATGTTATAAATGATAATGTGCTACAAAAAAGATTTCATTGTATACCGGAAGTCAAGGCAACAGAACTTTTATTGCAGGAGAGAGTGCCAAGGAGAATAGTATACAATGAAGAAAAGGCATTTGAGGTTCCAGAATTTAAGGATGAGAAACAAAAGATAATAGAAAGAAGATATAAAACAGCAAAAACAACAATTCCTGAAGTTCAGCTTTTATCTAACGGAAATTACTCTATTATGATTTCTAATAGTGGAAGTGGATATAGTAAAAGAGATAAACAGTATATATATAGGTGGCGTAATGATTCTATAGAAGAGAATAAGGGAATGTTTTTCTATATAAAAGATTTAGGAAGTAACAAATGGTGGAGCGCAGGGTATGAACCATGCCAAAGTGAAGGCGATTATTATGAAGCCATATTTTCTGAGGATAAGGCAAAATTTAAAAGAAAGGATGAAAATATAATAACCAGTACAACTGTTGTTGTTTCTAGTGAGGAAGATGCAGAAATAAGGAGATTAGATATAACCAATAATGGAAAAACTGATAAGATTTTAGAGGTAACAAGTTATATGGAAATTACTATTGCGCCATTTGATGCGGATTTAGTGCACCCTGCTTTTAGTAATTTGTTTGTGAGAACAGAGTTTAATGGAGAATATGGATGCTTACTTGCTTCAAGGAGAAGGAGAAGTGAAAAAGAAAATGAATTATGGGTTATGCACTATATGATTGTAGAAGGAGAAGCAAAAGGAAATGCTGAGTACGAAACTAGCAGAAATAATTTTATTGGAAGAACGAGGGATGTTCATAACCCTGAGGCGATGAATTCACCACTTAAAAATACAGTTGGAGATGTCTTAGATCCTATAATGAGTCTAAGAAGAAGAATTAAAATTAGACCAGGGAAAACCATTAGAATATCTTATATTACAGCTGCTGCTGATTCTAAGAAAAATGTGCTTGCAATTTGTAAAAAGTACTCTTTCTATGGAAGCATAAAAAGAGCTTTTGAAATTGCAGCTACTGGAGCACAAGTTTCCATGGGATACTTAGGTATAAAATCATCAGAAGCTAATGTATATGAGCTAATGGCATCAAAGATATTATTTTTAAGCGATAATTTGAAAAATAGAGATTATTATATCAAAAATATAAATAAAAATCAGCCCGCACTATGGGGTTACGGTATTTCTGGGGATTTGCCAATATTACTCCTTATTGTAAGATATGAAAGTGATATCGGAATTGTGAAACAGATGATTAAGGCACATGAATATTTTCAAACTAAAGGTTTAGGTGTTGACCTTATAATAATAAATTTAATGGATAATTCCTATATTCAAAATTTTCAAGATACTATAAATGATTTAATAAATAGAAGTAATGTAAGATTGGATAGATATAAGTCAGGAAAAACTTTTCTATTTAATAAAGCATTGATGCCAGAAGAAGACATGAAGTTTTTAATAGGTATAGCAAAATTGGTTATAGACTCAGATAAGGGACTTTTAATAGCACAGCTTAAGACTAAAGATCATGAGAAGGATGAAATGCCAAATTTAGAATCTCACGAAATTAAATATGATATTAAACCATATAAATTTTCAATTAATGCCCTCAAGTTTTTTAATGAATATGGAGGATTTGATGAAAAAAGTAATGAGTATGTAATAATTCTTAATGATAGTAAGAATACACCTGCTCCGTGGATTAATGTTATATCTAATGAGAAGTTTGGATTTCATGTATCAGAAATAGGCTCTGCATATACATGGAGTGAAAATAGTAGAGAGAATAAGATAACTCCATGGGATAATGATCCAGTTTCAGATACTTTAGGTGAGGCACTTTATGTAAGGGATGAAGTTACAGGTAAGTACTGGAGTATAAGTCCAGAACCTGTGCGTGATAATGACGATTATATAATTAAGCATGGTTTTGGATACAGCAGCTTTAGCCATTACAAAGAAGGCATAGTGGGCAATATGACTATGTTTGTGCCTATGGAAGAAAGTACAAAGGTAATAATTTTAAAGCTTAAAAATAATACAGAGGTTGAAAGAAAATTATCAGCTACGTACTATTCAAGACTCGTTTTAGGAGTGACACCTGAGCATACTAAGCAGTATATTTCAACATATTTAGATATGAATAGTAAAGTCATTTACGCTAGAAATCCTTACAGCACAAGTTTTGGAAATTTGTATGCTTTTCTCAAAATTTATGGTGGTTATGATGAGAGTTTTACTGGAAGCAGAAAAGAATTTATTGGTAAGGAAAATAATATCCATGGTCCTGCTGCAATTAAAAAGATTAGGCTGTCTAATGAGGTAGGAAGTGGAATAGAAGCCTGTATGGCGGAAAATGTAAAAATTAATTTGAATCCTGGGGAAGAAAAAGAAATTGTAATAATGCTCGGGGAAGAAAAATCTCTAATAGAGCTTAAAAATTTAACAGATAAATATTCTTCAGTTCAAAATGCTGAAAATGAATTATCTAAGACAAAAGAGTATTGGAGATCTATGTTAACTTCAATAGCTGTAAAGACTCCGGATGACAGTATGAATATTATGATGAATGGATGGCTTATGTATCAGCTTGTTTCGTGCAGATTGTGGGCTAGAACTGCATTTTATCAGTCTGGAGGAGCTTATGGTTTTAGGGATCAGCTTCAGGATACAATGCCTCTTAGTTTTGTTAAGCCTGAAATGACTAGAAAGCAGATACTTATAAGTGCATCAAGGCAATTTTTGGAGGGTGATGTTCAGCATTGGTGGCATCCTGTAGTAAATAGCGGTATAAGAACTAGATTTTCAGATGATTTATTATGGCTTCCTTATGTAACTTTAGATTATATAAGAAATACTGGAGACTATTCTATTTTAGACGAAATAGTTTCGTATATAGAAGATGAACCTTTAAAAGAAGGTGAAGATGAGAGATATAATCTTACAAAAACATCTGACAAAAAGGGAACTATATATGAGCACTGTATAAAAGCTATAGATAAAGCACTTAAATTTGGAATTCATAACATACCGCTCATGGGTAGTGGAGATTGGAATGACGGAATGAATACCGTAGGAAACAAAGGAAAAGGTGAAAGTGTATGGCTTGGATGGTTTTTGTATTCTATACTCAAAAACTTTAAAGATGTGGCAAAGATGAAAAAAGATGAATATAGAAGTGAGAGGTATTTGGAATTAAGCGATTTTGTAAGAGAGAGTATAGAAAAGAATGCGTGGGATGGAAATTGGTATAGAAGAGCTTACTTTGATGATGGAACACCTCTTGGTTCCGCACAGAATGATGAATGCCAAATAGATTCTCTCGCTCAATCATGGGGATTAATATCTGGAGGAGCTAAGCATGAAAGAGCTAAAGTAGCAATGAAGTCAATTGAAAAGTATCTGGTAAAAGAAGATAAAGGTATGGTATTACTTTTAACTCCGCCATTTGATGATTCTAAGTTAAATCCCGGTTATATAAAAGGTTATGTGCCAGGTGTAAGAGAAAATGGAGGCCAATATACTCATGCAGCAACCTGGGTAATACTTGCTATGACAAAGTTAGGTGATGGTAAAAAAGCCTGGAAGCTATTTAATATGATAAATCCAATAAATCACACAAAATCATTTTACGATTGTCAAACTTATAAGGTTGAACCATATGTCATGGCAGCAGATGTTTATGCAAAGGAACCTTATGTAGGTAGAGGTGGATGGACCTGGTATACAGGTACTGCAGGTTGGATGTACAGAGTCGGAATAGAAGGCATACTTGGTTTAAAATTAAAAGAAGGAATGGGTTTTACAATCGAACCATGTATTCCTGATAAGTGGAGCAGTTATAGTATGCAGTATAAAGTTAAAAATAATATCTATAATATAAACATACACAGAACAGGAAAGAAAACAATAGTACTAGATGGTGATAATGTTACTGGTGGTATAGTACCATTTTTAGATGGTGGCGAGCATAATGTTGAGGTGACTATATGA